AAGCTGGAATCAATACTCAGGCAGTGGAATGCCGGAATTACTCCTATTAATCCTGTTGTCCCATTTGAAATAATTTACAAATTTCCTGTTAATGATATTTCAAAAGCAAAAACTATTGAAGAGATAGCGGGATTAATCAAGTCAACACCTTTTGCAAATGTTTTAATGAATTCCGTAGAAGATTTTAATAAAATAGGGAACCTCTTTCCTGTTGAAATTGCACTTGAAAAGGATTTTTATTATAGGTTGTTCCAGGAATCTTCAAATCTTTCAAAAAGTGATATGCAGATTATTGATAAAATTGTTGGTACGGAAGTTGATTTAAAAAATGTTTTATGGATCAAACGTCTTAAAAATTATTATGAAATCCCTGTTAATCAGGCAGTGAATTACCTTCTGCCAGGGGGGAGTTCTCTGAAAATAGAAGAAATCAGGAATGCTTTTCTTGAAGGCAGGGAAGATGAGTTTTTATCAGGAAGAAGGATAGTTCCTGAAAAAACTGCAGCAAAAGAAGAGCAGCAAGGCATATTTATGCTGGAAGTTGCCTTGAGAGAAATATTAATTCAGCAGGCGGAAAAGGCTTTTAAACAATTCCCATTTTCCATAGGATCATTGGCAGGATACATTATTCTTCTAAAAATAGAAGAGAGAGAAGTGGTACGTGCACTTTATTCTGTTGCTTACAAACTGCATGAAACAAGTGAAAATTAGCAGAGGCATTGATGTTTACACCTGAAAAAATGGAGTTTGTTCAAATTTTGTTTCCAAAGAAGGAGCTTTTAAAGGTAACTTCCGCACTTGTAACTGA
Above is a window of bacterium DNA encoding:
- a CDS encoding V-type ATPase subunit, which encodes MTAVGTYANLNAKIRAMKSQLFSRQELEKLSASPDLPAFISFLEKSGYEFPQKDNSKLHPEDIEKYIIKNRIDRIKSVKRASKGEVGKLVSLFLERDDILKLESILRQWNAGITPINPVVPFEIIYKFPVNDISKAKTIEEIAGLIKSTPFANVLMNSVEDFNKIGNLFPVEIALEKDFYYRLFQESSNLSKSDMQIIDKIVGTEVDLKNVLWIKRLKNYYEIPVNQAVNYLLPGGSSLKIEEIRNAFLEGREDEFLSGRRIVPEKTAAKEEQQGIFMLEVALREILIQQAEKAFKQFPFSIGSLAGYIILLKIEEREVVRALYSVAYKLHETSEN